A DNA window from Phyllostomus discolor isolate MPI-MPIP mPhyDis1 chromosome X, mPhyDis1.pri.v3, whole genome shotgun sequence contains the following coding sequences:
- the LOC114505527 gene encoding proteasome subunit alpha type-3-like, whose translation MINEAVSTTKSDELYRHRAIGIRCKDGIVFGVEKLVLSKLYEEGSNKRLFNVDRHVGMAVAGLLADARSLADIAREEASNFRSNFGYDIPLNHLADRVAMYIHAYTLYSAVRPFGCSFMLGSYTVNDGAQLYMIDPSGVSYGYWGCAIGKARQAAKTEIEKLQMKEMTCRDVVKEVAKIIYIVHDEVKDKAFELELSWVGEITKGRHEIVPKDIREEAEKYVKESLKEEDESDDDNM comes from the exons ATGATTAATGAAGCTGTAAGTACTACAAAGTCG GATGAGCTCTATCGGCACCGGGCTATTGGAATCAGATGTAAAGATGGCATTGTCTTTGGGGTAGAAAAATTAGTCCTTTCTAAACTTTATGAGGAAGGTTCCAACAAACGACTTTTTAATGTTGACCGGCATGTTGGAATGGCAGTAGCCGGTTTGTTGGCAGATGCTCGTTCTTTAGCAGACATTGCAAGAGAAGAAGCTTCCAACTTTAGGTCTAACTTTGGCTATGATATTCCACTAAATCATCTTGCAGACAGAGTGGccatgtatatacatgcatatacactcTACAGTGCTGTTAGACCTTTTGGCTGCAGTTTCATGTTAGGGTCTTACACTGTGAATGACGGTGCACAACTCTACATGATTGACCCATCAGGTGTTTCATATGGTTATTGGGGCTGTGCTATTGGCAAAGCCAGGCAAGCTGCaaagacagaaatagaaaagctTCAGATGAAAGAAATGACATGTCGTGATGTTGTTaaagaagttgcaaaaataatttacatagtgCATGATGAAGTTAAGGATAAAGCTTTTGAACTGGAGCTCAGCTGGGTTGGTGAAATAACTAAAGGAAGACATGAAATTGTCCCAAAAGATATAAGGGAAGAGGCGGAGAAATATGTTAAGGAATCTTTGAAGGAAGAAGATGAATCAGATGATGACAATATGTAA